In the genome of Microbacterium saperdae, one region contains:
- a CDS encoding ABC transporter substrate-binding protein — translation MSHAPARPKIRRGSALVAAAIAAALTLAGCTTGGENAESAPSSASVDGVVIEHGHGETVIPEKPQRVVALGWMTPDIVAALGTNPVGIEEVWGAGESGYQPWFEDFVTEEYGETPEIIPFTEDGPNYEAIKALKPDLILSLYSGVSDIEYERLSEIAPTVPYVEGPWNPGTWEGMTRTVGKALSEDAKAEELIAETEEQITTLADEHPEFQDKTFVWGLTLNEGGTDLGVYLEYDPRVRITEALGFTSTSAMDSFLASAEGDNWYTGVSLEKLYDVQADLFAAWGGAAAEGEYTVENKVVSRWNPIAKGSYVIYADATDASAISAPTVLSLKYILPKYVDDLAAALQGEPTIAGE, via the coding sequence ATGTCGCACGCTCCTGCGCGCCCGAAGATCCGGCGAGGCTCCGCTCTCGTCGCCGCGGCCATCGCCGCCGCCCTCACCCTGGCCGGGTGCACGACCGGCGGCGAAAACGCCGAATCCGCGCCCTCCTCTGCCTCCGTCGACGGCGTGGTCATCGAGCACGGCCACGGCGAGACCGTGATCCCGGAGAAGCCTCAGCGCGTCGTCGCCCTCGGCTGGATGACGCCCGACATCGTCGCCGCCCTCGGCACCAACCCCGTGGGCATCGAAGAGGTCTGGGGCGCCGGCGAGAGCGGCTACCAGCCCTGGTTCGAGGACTTCGTCACCGAGGAGTACGGCGAGACCCCCGAGATCATCCCGTTCACGGAGGACGGCCCCAACTACGAGGCGATCAAGGCCCTCAAGCCCGACCTGATCCTCAGCCTGTACTCGGGCGTGAGCGACATCGAGTACGAGCGGCTCAGCGAGATCGCGCCGACCGTGCCCTACGTCGAGGGCCCCTGGAACCCGGGCACCTGGGAGGGCATGACGCGCACCGTCGGCAAGGCGCTGTCGGAGGACGCCAAGGCCGAGGAGCTGATCGCCGAGACCGAGGAGCAGATCACGACCCTCGCCGACGAGCACCCCGAGTTCCAGGACAAGACCTTCGTGTGGGGCCTGACCCTGAACGAGGGCGGCACCGACCTGGGCGTCTACCTGGAGTACGACCCCCGCGTGCGCATCACCGAGGCGCTCGGCTTCACCTCCACCTCGGCCATGGACAGCTTCCTCGCCAGCGCCGAGGGCGACAACTGGTACACCGGTGTCAGCCTCGAGAAGCTCTACGACGTGCAGGCCGACCTGTTCGCCGCCTGGGGCGGCGCCGCCGCCGAGGGCGAGTACACGGTCGAGAACAAGGTCGTGTCGCGCTGGAACCCGATCGCCAAGGGTTCCTACGTGATCTACGCGGACGCCACAGACGCCTCCGCGATCAGCGCGCCGACCGTGCTGTCGCTGAAGTACATCCTCCCGAAGTACGTCGACGACCTCGCAGCCGCGCTGCAGGGCGAGCCGACCATCGCCGGAGAGTGA
- a CDS encoding helix-turn-helix transcriptional regulator: MNSYRQDDWDASPEHPSTVVEPYLMGTGVVTGDDTGTRPLSPPHSHADAMLAWCYRGTVWIHLKDAMWRLAPGQGVWIPARTPHTAHHERDSVGCYTYLPAASAIAPIDDITRVLVPRAVQEMLLHLGINDMPTGLRVRIQSTLIEMLQQPAPEALDGWGEVPLPADERVRALVQAVLDDPGDPRSAGELFLAHGLHERTVLRIFQNDVGMTFGRWRTGVRMTLGARLIVDGTPIGAAAHRCGYATTSAFSASFKERFGLTPRQHVARVQADSAHHLYWR; this comes from the coding sequence ATGAACTCCTACCGGCAGGACGACTGGGACGCGAGCCCGGAGCATCCGTCGACCGTGGTGGAGCCGTACCTGATGGGGACCGGTGTCGTCACCGGCGACGACACCGGCACCCGCCCGCTCTCCCCTCCGCACTCCCACGCCGACGCGATGCTCGCGTGGTGCTACCGCGGCACCGTGTGGATACATCTGAAGGACGCGATGTGGCGTCTCGCCCCCGGGCAGGGCGTGTGGATCCCCGCACGGACGCCGCACACGGCGCATCACGAGCGGGACTCCGTCGGCTGCTACACCTACCTGCCTGCAGCCTCGGCGATCGCGCCGATCGACGACATCACCCGGGTGCTGGTGCCGCGCGCCGTGCAGGAGATGCTGCTGCACCTCGGCATCAACGACATGCCCACCGGTCTGCGCGTGCGCATCCAGTCCACGCTGATCGAGATGCTGCAGCAGCCGGCTCCAGAGGCCCTCGACGGGTGGGGAGAAGTCCCGCTGCCCGCCGACGAGCGCGTGCGAGCCCTCGTCCAGGCGGTGCTGGACGATCCCGGCGACCCGCGCAGCGCCGGAGAGCTCTTCCTCGCCCACGGGCTGCATGAGCGCACCGTGCTGCGCATCTTCCAGAACGACGTCGGGATGACGTTCGGCCGCTGGCGCACCGGAGTGCGGATGACCCTGGGCGCACGCCTGATCGTCGACGGCACCCCGATCGGCGCCGCGGCCCACCGGTGCGGCTACGCGACGACCAGCGCCTTCTCCGCGAGCTTCAAGGAGAGGTTCGGTCTCACGCCGCGTCAACACGTCGCTCGCGTGCAGGCCGACTCCGCGCACCACCTCTACTGGCGCTGA
- a CDS encoding TetR/AcrR family transcriptional regulator, with translation MTNTEPMGRRERKKAATRKAISDVATMMFLERGFDNVSIREVADAADVSPTTVFAHFPQKEALVFDEDDEQRDRLVSAVRDRPSGSTINRAIHDFYSTEIRANVDEHGNDVTRIFMTFLNETPALREYAGRMWLRHEDALSEAIADELGLSDPTAEIRVYSRFVLQMQLLVNDTDDQLATLDAGFAILDDGWSPIEARLAGAADDSR, from the coding sequence ATGACGAACACCGAGCCGATGGGACGCCGCGAGCGGAAGAAGGCAGCGACCCGCAAGGCGATCTCCGATGTCGCGACGATGATGTTCCTCGAGCGCGGCTTCGACAACGTGAGCATCCGAGAGGTCGCGGACGCCGCCGATGTCTCCCCCACCACGGTCTTCGCACACTTCCCCCAGAAGGAGGCGCTGGTCTTCGACGAGGACGACGAGCAGCGGGACCGACTCGTCTCCGCCGTGCGCGACCGCCCTTCCGGCAGCACGATCAATCGCGCGATCCACGACTTCTATTCCACGGAGATCCGCGCCAATGTCGACGAGCACGGCAACGACGTCACGCGCATCTTCATGACCTTCCTGAACGAGACCCCGGCGCTGCGCGAGTACGCAGGGCGGATGTGGCTCCGGCACGAGGATGCCCTGTCGGAGGCGATCGCCGACGAACTCGGACTCTCGGACCCCACCGCCGAGATCAGGGTCTACTCCCGCTTCGTCCTGCAGATGCAGCTGCTCGTCAACGACACCGACGACCAGCTCGCCACGCTCGACGCCGGTTTCGCGATCCTGGACGACGGATGGTCGCCGATCGAGGCGCGGCTGGCGGGCGCGGCCGACGACAGCCGATGA
- a CDS encoding MFS transporter, producing the protein MTSLIPSVRGVNRAWIMLVVLTMLTVIGMTVVLPVLPFVVLQYVSEEKDLAVWVGILEAVNGLCAFLVAPFLGRLSDRFGRRPVIIGAAFGAAFSMALFGIGGALWVLVLARVIQGLTAGDMPALFAYLADITPPEQRAKRFGLLGALTGIGMMIGPAVGGLLAAVSIQLPVFVTAGVGLVIAILSIFLLPESLKRENRIPRIALREIQPFGVFKEAFGRKELRGLMIAFGVLALPFGFFVNNFSVLAFDAIQWGPTQIGLLTAAVGIIDILIQGVLLGILLPRIGERGVIVSAIIAQMIGLIGLAVVASVFAQPWVFIVGALMLAAGQGASTAAMDGAMSNAVGDDEQGWLGGATQSLAAAMNTAAPLIAGALYVTVSHAAPYWLGAALMVVAAIVVARAHIANTAKVATDGTPAEQVEALA; encoded by the coding sequence ATGACTTCACTCATTCCCTCCGTGCGCGGCGTGAACCGCGCCTGGATCATGCTCGTCGTGCTGACGATGCTCACCGTCATCGGGATGACCGTCGTCCTCCCGGTGCTTCCCTTCGTCGTGCTCCAGTACGTCTCGGAGGAGAAGGACCTCGCGGTCTGGGTCGGCATCCTCGAAGCGGTCAACGGGCTCTGCGCCTTCCTCGTCGCGCCGTTCCTCGGGCGACTCTCCGACCGCTTCGGTCGCCGCCCGGTCATCATCGGGGCGGCATTCGGCGCCGCGTTCTCGATGGCGCTCTTCGGTATCGGCGGTGCACTGTGGGTGCTGGTGCTCGCCCGTGTGATCCAGGGGCTGACCGCCGGGGACATGCCGGCGCTGTTCGCCTACCTCGCCGACATCACACCGCCGGAGCAGCGGGCCAAGCGGTTCGGCCTGCTCGGAGCGCTCACCGGCATCGGCATGATGATCGGTCCGGCCGTGGGCGGTCTCCTCGCAGCGGTGAGCATCCAGTTGCCGGTCTTCGTGACCGCCGGCGTGGGGCTCGTGATCGCGATCCTCAGCATCTTCCTGCTCCCCGAGAGCCTCAAGCGGGAGAACCGCATCCCGCGGATCGCCCTGCGCGAGATCCAGCCGTTCGGCGTCTTCAAGGAGGCGTTCGGGCGCAAGGAGCTGCGGGGTCTGATGATCGCCTTCGGCGTGCTCGCGCTGCCGTTCGGCTTCTTCGTGAACAACTTCAGCGTGCTCGCCTTCGACGCGATCCAGTGGGGCCCGACGCAGATCGGTCTGCTGACGGCCGCCGTCGGCATCATCGACATCCTGATCCAGGGCGTGCTGCTGGGCATCCTGCTGCCCCGCATCGGGGAGCGCGGTGTGATCGTGAGCGCCATCATCGCGCAGATGATCGGTCTCATCGGTCTCGCCGTCGTCGCCTCGGTCTTCGCCCAGCCGTGGGTGTTCATCGTCGGCGCTCTCATGCTCGCCGCCGGCCAGGGCGCGTCGACCGCCGCGATGGACGGGGCGATGTCGAACGCGGTCGGTGATGACGAGCAGGGCTGGCTCGGCGGTGCGACGCAGTCGTTGGCCGCGGCGATGAACACCGCGGCCCCGCTCATCGCCGGTGCGCTGTACGTCACCGTCAGCCACGCGGCTCCGTACTGGCTCGGTGCGGCGCTCATGGTGGTCGCCGCGATCGTGGTCGCCCGCGCGCACATCGCCAACACGGCGAAGGTCGCGACGGACGGGACACCTGCCGAGCAGGTGGAAGCCCTCGCCTGA
- the arfB gene encoding alternative ribosome rescue aminoacyl-tRNA hydrolase ArfB, translating to MPSAHRPGLRVSAGVTIPESELSWRFSRSSGPGGQGVNTADSRVELVWDAAASTVLSPVQRERLRERLGGRLVDGVLTIAASEHRAQLRNRDAARERLAALVAEALRPPAPPRRPTKPSRGSKERRLKAKQRRTDVKQLRQRPRDS from the coding sequence ATGCCCTCCGCCCACCGCCCCGGTCTGCGCGTCTCGGCCGGGGTCACGATCCCCGAGTCCGAGCTGTCGTGGCGGTTCTCGCGGTCATCCGGCCCCGGCGGACAGGGGGTGAACACCGCCGACTCCCGCGTCGAACTCGTGTGGGATGCCGCCGCCTCGACCGTGCTGTCACCGGTGCAGCGCGAGCGACTGCGGGAACGCCTCGGCGGTCGCCTGGTCGACGGCGTCCTGACGATCGCCGCCTCCGAGCACCGCGCACAGCTCCGCAATCGCGATGCGGCGCGGGAGCGCCTTGCTGCGCTGGTCGCCGAGGCCCTGCGTCCGCCGGCACCGCCGCGCAGGCCCACGAAGCCGAGCCGTGGTTCGAAGGAGCGCCGGCTCAAGGCGAAGCAGCGACGCACCGACGTCAAGCAGCTGCGTCAGCGCCCCCGCGACTCCTAG
- a CDS encoding bifunctional lysylphosphatidylglycerol flippase/synthetase MprF, translated as MTEARTHTPNHVLSVVKRIPATLSMVLLILVVGVVWHGLWTPFEDTALFRTVAYGLPNLAEGRWWTPLTGTFFVNQPWVYVFTITGFWGMAYLEFRRGSRVALAYYWVGQLFAIFATALLLLALSQFPWAWATTQAQALDVGASGGTMACIAAAVGLFRPPWRVRGWLILLGFVFIAMLFWGKVADLEHLLAVLLILVVDRSLRVRHTTVREQRLIAVVAILVLGAVEIITTLMATDGPFGPTSPASGGFIDLAIDLVVILVLVNGLRRGRRFAWVLAILLGLFNLLSAALVLALIILTSQAELDVHWDGDTELVIANGFLWLIMLVYLVWVRRAFRAKRRSTLGIQPPPAIDDVKTELRTHGGGTLSWMTTWDGNSYARTNGGIVAYQRRNGVALALADPIGPAPLRVTAVEEFIRDAELAGLVPCFFSADEATRAAVPPTWRSIVVADDTIVDLPGLTFTGKRWNSVRTSLNKAGREDMTFRMTQLKSESWGVQQQLRAISEAWVGDKDLPEMRFTLGTLEEAEDPEVRLALALAPNGDVDGFLSWLPVYGEGGTVQGWTLDLMRRREGGFGPVMEYLIGSSAQQFSEEGAAIMSLSGAPLAHDYPPDAGVIAALSDRLAEALEPVYGFGSLHRFKQKFHPRYETMYLLFRDESDLTRIGGALTRAFLPDATLRQFAGAGLELVRGGDKD; from the coding sequence ATGACCGAGGCGCGAACGCACACGCCGAATCACGTGCTCTCCGTGGTGAAGCGCATCCCGGCGACGCTGTCGATGGTGCTGCTGATCCTCGTGGTGGGCGTGGTCTGGCACGGACTGTGGACCCCGTTCGAAGACACGGCGCTGTTCCGCACGGTGGCGTACGGGTTGCCGAACCTCGCCGAGGGCAGGTGGTGGACCCCGCTGACCGGCACGTTCTTCGTCAACCAGCCCTGGGTGTACGTCTTCACGATCACCGGCTTCTGGGGCATGGCGTATCTGGAGTTCCGGCGCGGATCGCGCGTGGCCCTCGCCTACTACTGGGTCGGTCAGCTCTTCGCGATCTTCGCCACCGCGCTCCTGCTGCTCGCGCTCTCGCAGTTCCCGTGGGCATGGGCCACGACTCAGGCGCAGGCGCTCGACGTCGGAGCATCCGGCGGCACCATGGCCTGCATCGCGGCAGCGGTCGGCCTCTTCCGCCCGCCGTGGCGGGTGCGCGGCTGGCTGATCCTGCTCGGATTCGTCTTCATCGCGATGCTGTTCTGGGGCAAGGTCGCCGACCTCGAACACCTGCTCGCGGTGCTGCTGATCCTGGTCGTCGACCGGTCGCTGCGCGTGCGCCACACCACCGTGCGCGAGCAAAGGCTCATCGCCGTGGTGGCGATCCTCGTGCTGGGGGCGGTGGAGATCATCACGACCTTGATGGCGACCGACGGCCCGTTCGGACCGACCAGTCCCGCTTCCGGCGGATTCATCGATCTCGCGATCGACCTCGTCGTGATCCTCGTGCTGGTGAACGGTCTGCGTCGCGGACGACGCTTCGCCTGGGTGCTCGCGATCCTGCTCGGTCTGTTCAACCTGCTCAGCGCCGCTTTGGTGCTGGCGCTCATCATCCTGACCAGCCAGGCCGAGCTCGATGTGCATTGGGACGGCGACACCGAGCTCGTGATCGCCAACGGGTTCCTCTGGCTGATCATGCTCGTCTACCTCGTGTGGGTGCGCCGCGCGTTCCGGGCCAAGCGTCGCTCCACGCTCGGCATCCAACCGCCGCCCGCGATCGATGATGTGAAGACCGAGCTGCGCACGCATGGCGGCGGCACCCTGTCGTGGATGACCACGTGGGACGGCAACAGCTACGCGCGCACCAACGGGGGCATCGTCGCCTATCAGCGGCGCAACGGCGTGGCACTGGCGCTCGCCGATCCGATCGGTCCCGCCCCGCTGCGGGTCACCGCCGTCGAGGAGTTCATCCGCGATGCCGAGCTCGCCGGCCTGGTCCCCTGCTTCTTCAGCGCGGACGAGGCCACTCGCGCCGCGGTGCCCCCGACCTGGCGCAGCATCGTGGTCGCGGACGACACGATCGTCGACCTGCCGGGCCTCACCTTCACCGGGAAGCGATGGAACTCGGTGCGCACCTCGCTCAACAAGGCGGGTCGCGAGGACATGACCTTCCGGATGACGCAGTTGAAGTCTGAATCGTGGGGTGTGCAGCAGCAGCTGCGGGCGATCTCCGAGGCCTGGGTCGGCGACAAGGACCTCCCCGAGATGCGCTTCACGCTGGGCACGCTGGAGGAAGCCGAAGACCCGGAAGTGCGGCTCGCGCTCGCCCTGGCGCCGAACGGAGACGTCGACGGCTTCCTCTCCTGGCTCCCGGTGTACGGCGAGGGCGGCACGGTGCAGGGCTGGACGCTCGATCTGATGCGGCGCCGCGAGGGCGGCTTCGGTCCGGTGATGGAGTATCTGATCGGGTCGTCGGCGCAGCAGTTCTCGGAGGAGGGTGCCGCGATCATGTCGCTGTCGGGCGCCCCGCTCGCGCACGACTATCCGCCGGATGCCGGAGTGATCGCCGCGCTGAGCGATCGGCTCGCCGAGGCCCTCGAGCCCGTGTACGGTTTCGGGTCACTGCACCGGTTCAAGCAGAAGTTCCACCCGCGCTACGAGACCATGTACCTGCTGTTCCGCGACGAGAGCGACCTCACCCGGATCGGCGGAGCCCTGACACGGGCGTTCCTGCCGGATGCGACGCTGCGGCAGTTCGCCGGTGCCGGGCTGGAGCTGGTGCGCGGCGGCGACAAGGACTAG
- a CDS encoding PQQ-dependent sugar dehydrogenase, whose product MKIRRGEMLAVMTAAMLVLAACTPSPGSAPVGTDPEPSPEVIAEELDVPWSIAFHEGIALVSERDSGRVAELGDDGAVREVAVIDDVTAAGEGGLLGLAVLDGDVYTYFTAADGNRIERRAILGAAGALALGPPTTVIDGIPAAGNHNGGRIAFGPDGMLYVAVGDAGDRDSAQDLDALSGKILRLTPDGAVPDDNPFEGSPVYSYGHRNPQGIAWDDEGTMYASEFGQDTWDELNVIEAGGNYGWPVVEGVADDGDHIDPVQQWAPSDASPSGIAVVDGRIVIANLRGERLRVVPLDDLATASEWFRGGYGRLRDAVVAPDGSLWVLTNNTDGRGDPADGDDRILRLGVG is encoded by the coding sequence ATGAAGATCAGACGGGGCGAGATGCTCGCGGTGATGACTGCCGCGATGCTGGTGCTCGCCGCGTGCACGCCGTCGCCCGGATCCGCTCCGGTCGGAACCGATCCCGAGCCGTCGCCCGAGGTCATCGCCGAAGAACTCGACGTGCCGTGGTCGATCGCGTTCCACGAGGGGATCGCGCTCGTGAGCGAACGCGACAGCGGACGTGTGGCGGAGCTCGGCGATGACGGCGCGGTCCGTGAGGTCGCCGTCATCGACGACGTGACCGCCGCCGGCGAGGGTGGGCTGCTCGGCCTCGCGGTGCTCGACGGCGACGTGTACACGTACTTCACCGCGGCCGACGGGAACCGCATCGAGCGCCGCGCGATCCTCGGCGCAGCCGGAGCGCTCGCACTAGGCCCTCCCACGACCGTGATCGACGGCATCCCGGCTGCCGGGAACCACAACGGCGGCCGCATCGCGTTCGGACCGGACGGCATGCTGTACGTCGCGGTCGGCGATGCGGGGGATCGCGACAGCGCGCAGGATCTCGATGCTCTCTCCGGCAAGATCCTCCGGCTGACCCCCGACGGCGCGGTGCCGGACGACAATCCGTTCGAGGGGTCGCCGGTGTACAGCTACGGCCACCGCAATCCGCAGGGCATCGCCTGGGATGACGAGGGGACGATGTACGCGAGCGAGTTCGGGCAGGACACCTGGGATGAGCTCAACGTGATCGAGGCGGGCGGCAACTACGGATGGCCGGTCGTCGAGGGCGTCGCGGACGACGGCGATCACATCGACCCCGTGCAGCAGTGGGCGCCGTCGGACGCCAGCCCCAGCGGCATCGCGGTGGTGGACGGCCGGATCGTGATCGCGAACCTGCGCGGGGAGCGGCTGCGGGTCGTGCCGCTCGATGACCTGGCGACGGCATCCGAATGGTTCCGTGGAGGGTACGGACGCCTGCGAGACGCGGTGGTCGCGCCTGACGGGTCGCTCTGGGTCCTCACGAACAACACCGACGGCCGCGGCGATCCGGCAGACGGCGACGACCGGATCCTGCGACTCGGCGTCGGCTGA
- a CDS encoding tyrosine-protein phosphatase: protein MDLTSVLAVTHNSRELSGLPTSDGGTLASGILFRSDALGALTDDGLQALVDLRIGTVIDLRTDGERSRSADRLPADGSVTFVPLSVQGGAMDEMVQKLLPAADGTPLSASQLAEVLDQVPTLEDLYTAILGGSAAQFATLARAVITASGTDRPGVLFHCTAGKDRTGLAAALLLQVAGVPREVIVEDYTQTGENLARGFAEALTGLITAIGVPLTPRLKTLATESPASAIEAALDWIETEHGDAAAYLRSGGLTADEVTQLRRALRGE, encoded by the coding sequence ATGGATCTGACCTCTGTTCTGGCCGTGACGCACAACTCCCGTGAGCTGTCGGGATTGCCGACGTCGGATGGCGGGACGCTGGCCTCCGGCATCCTCTTCCGCTCGGATGCGCTGGGCGCTCTGACCGACGACGGCCTGCAGGCGCTGGTCGATCTGCGGATCGGTACGGTGATCGATCTGCGCACGGACGGCGAGCGATCCCGGTCCGCCGATCGGTTGCCGGCGGATGGCAGCGTCACGTTCGTCCCGCTGTCGGTGCAGGGCGGGGCCATGGACGAGATGGTGCAGAAGCTGCTGCCCGCCGCCGACGGCACCCCGCTCTCCGCCTCGCAGCTCGCCGAGGTCCTCGACCAGGTGCCGACGCTGGAGGATCTGTACACCGCGATCCTCGGAGGCAGCGCCGCGCAGTTCGCGACGCTCGCTCGTGCCGTGATCACCGCGTCCGGCACCGATCGGCCCGGAGTGCTCTTCCACTGCACCGCCGGCAAGGACCGCACCGGTCTCGCGGCGGCCCTGCTGTTGCAGGTCGCCGGCGTGCCGCGCGAGGTCATCGTCGAGGACTACACGCAGACGGGTGAGAACCTCGCGCGCGGTTTCGCAGAGGCGCTGACCGGGTTGATCACCGCGATCGGCGTGCCGCTCACCCCCCGCCTGAAGACGCTCGCGACCGAATCGCCGGCCTCGGCCATCGAGGCCGCGCTCGACTGGATCGAGACCGAGCACGGTGATGCGGCCGCGTACCTGCGCAGCGGAGGCCTGACCGCCGACGAGGTCACCCAGCTGCGCCGGGCGCTGCGCGGCGAGTAG
- a CDS encoding DsbA family protein, whose translation MKTSVKATLIAIAVAIVLLIVGIVFAINQRAAAPEPQAGEKLQTVRTDSHVLDQGGADAVTVVEFLDFECEACGAFYPIVEELRETYAGDITYVVRYFPLPGHINSTQAALAAEAAAQQDRFEDMYHRLFETQAQWGEGSEETPEVFRAFAEDLGLDMDAYDAAIADPATLQRVESDKADGEKLGVSSTPSFFIDGEAVVLQEWDDLEQAIEKAVNG comes from the coding sequence ATGAAAACCTCTGTCAAGGCGACCCTGATCGCCATCGCCGTCGCCATCGTCCTGCTGATCGTCGGCATCGTCTTCGCCATCAACCAGCGCGCTGCCGCGCCGGAGCCGCAAGCCGGAGAGAAGCTGCAGACCGTCCGCACCGACTCGCACGTGCTCGACCAGGGCGGGGCGGATGCCGTCACGGTCGTCGAGTTCCTCGACTTCGAGTGCGAGGCGTGCGGCGCGTTCTACCCGATCGTGGAGGAGCTGCGCGAGACCTACGCGGGCGATATCACCTATGTGGTGCGGTACTTCCCGCTCCCCGGACACATCAACTCGACCCAGGCCGCACTCGCCGCCGAGGCCGCAGCCCAGCAGGACCGCTTCGAGGACATGTACCACCGGCTGTTCGAGACCCAGGCGCAGTGGGGCGAGGGGTCCGAGGAGACGCCGGAGGTGTTCCGCGCCTTCGCCGAGGACCTCGGACTCGACATGGATGCCTACGATGCGGCGATCGCCGACCCCGCCACGCTGCAGCGCGTCGAGTCGGACAAGGCCGACGGCGAGAAACTCGGCGTGAGCAGCACGCCGTCGTTCTTCATCGACGGCGAAGCCGTGGTGCTGCAGGAGTGGGACGACCTCGAGCAGGCGATCGAGAAGGCGGTGAACGGCTGA
- a CDS encoding PLD nuclease N-terminal domain-containing protein, with the protein MARLLIVGGFLAAVFWVFSIVDCAVQPATRHRGVRKPVWLAIVILIPVIGGILWFVIGRRRANDQGVTRTLAPDDDPAFLRSISKTEQDARIRRLEEELARLDDETDEGPSPEPRA; encoded by the coding sequence GTGGCGAGACTACTGATCGTCGGCGGCTTCCTCGCCGCCGTGTTCTGGGTGTTCAGCATCGTCGACTGCGCTGTGCAGCCGGCGACGCGGCATCGTGGCGTGCGAAAGCCCGTGTGGCTGGCCATCGTGATCCTGATCCCGGTCATCGGCGGCATCCTCTGGTTCGTGATCGGACGCCGTCGTGCCAACGACCAGGGTGTCACCCGGACGCTCGCTCCCGATGATGACCCCGCATTCCTGCGCAGCATCAGCAAGACCGAGCAGGATGCGCGCATCCGTCGCCTCGAAGAGGAACTCGCCCGCCTGGACGACGAGACCGACGAAGGTCCGTCGCCGGAACCTCGCGCGTGA